A single genomic interval of Bacillaceae bacterium S4-13-56 harbors:
- the pdaB gene encoding polysaccharide deacetylase family sporulation protein PdaB, producing MAHFYTFRWNRWKMWMVVVIASLFSALYLFFETSGAYSVFSSDEEPRALLKSGQDENEIALTFNITWGQERVLDILETLNKHGVKATFFVSGEWAERHPDLLEAIIEDKHELGMLGYRYKSYVKMEKDQVRKDLLYAKEVFKKLGYDDITMVRPPNGHFNKEILTLAEQLGFKVIHWSLNTEDWRNPGTSAIVDTVVSEVKGGDIILLHASDTVKYTDKALNEMIPILKQKKLSFVPISHYLSQAESNSSEIND from the coding sequence ATGGCTCATTTTTATACTTTTCGTTGGAATCGCTGGAAAATGTGGATGGTAGTTGTGATTGCCTCCCTGTTCTCAGCATTATATTTATTTTTTGAAACATCTGGAGCTTACTCCGTATTTTCTTCAGACGAGGAACCGAGGGCTTTATTAAAAAGTGGACAAGATGAAAACGAAATTGCCCTTACCTTTAACATAACTTGGGGGCAAGAGCGTGTTCTTGACATTCTAGAAACATTAAACAAGCATGGCGTCAAAGCTACCTTTTTCGTTAGTGGAGAATGGGCGGAACGTCATCCTGATTTATTAGAAGCTATTATTGAAGACAAGCATGAGTTAGGAATGCTCGGCTATAGGTATAAGAGCTATGTAAAGATGGAAAAAGATCAAGTTAGAAAAGATTTACTCTACGCAAAGGAAGTTTTTAAAAAGTTAGGATACGATGATATAACTATGGTTCGACCTCCAAATGGTCATTTTAACAAGGAGATTTTAACCTTGGCAGAGCAATTAGGATTTAAAGTTATCCACTGGAGCTTAAATACAGAGGATTGGCGTAATCCTGGAACTAGTGCCATTGTGGATACAGTCGTATCAGAGGTTAAAGGAGGAGATATAATATTACTTCATGCTTCTGACACCGTAAAATACACCGATAAAGCCTTAAATGAAATGATTCCCATTCTAAAGCAAAAGAAACTATCCTTTGTTCCTATTAGCCATTATTTATCCCAGGCAGAATCTAATTCTAGTGAGATTAATGACTAA
- the pgmB gene encoding beta-phosphoglucomutase yields MRSIEAVIFDLDGVITDTAEYHYLAWKQLAEELGVSFDRETNESLKGIGRMESLELILQKGNIQMSQEKKEELATKKNDHYKTFIQKISPDDLLPGILSFLQELKREGIKTGLASASKNAHTVIEQLEVGSYLDTIVDAATVKQGKPNPEVFLRAAEQLGVNADNCVGVEDAEAGVQAIKSANMYAVGVGSATSLHQADWIIDTTEKLTLTELRKHALKD; encoded by the coding sequence GTGCGTAGTATAGAAGCGGTAATTTTTGACCTAGATGGTGTCATAACTGATACAGCAGAGTACCATTATTTAGCCTGGAAGCAACTAGCTGAAGAGTTAGGTGTTTCTTTTGATCGTGAGACTAATGAAAGTTTAAAAGGGATAGGAAGAATGGAATCTCTTGAACTCATACTACAAAAAGGAAATATTCAAATGTCTCAAGAGAAAAAAGAAGAACTAGCAACAAAAAAGAATGATCATTACAAAACCTTTATTCAAAAAATCAGTCCAGATGATTTATTGCCGGGTATTCTCTCTTTCCTTCAAGAACTAAAGCGAGAAGGAATTAAAACAGGACTAGCATCAGCTAGTAAAAATGCACATACAGTCATCGAACAATTAGAGGTAGGTTCATACTTAGATACCATTGTAGATGCTGCCACAGTAAAACAAGGAAAACCAAACCCCGAGGTCTTCCTTCGTGCTGCAGAACAATTGGGAGTAAATGCTGATAATTGTGTAGGAGTAGAAGATGCTGAAGCTGGTGTTCAGGCTATTAAGTCAGCCAATATGTATGCCGTGGGTGTTGGAAGTGCTACGTCTCTGCACCAGGCAGATTGGATCATTGACACTACTGAAAAGTTAACTTTGACTGAATTAAGAAAGCATGCGTTGAAAGATTAA